DNA sequence from the Helicoverpa armigera isolate CAAS_96S chromosome 30, ASM3070526v1, whole genome shotgun sequence genome:
agtatcaaattaaaaagaagtgcctaattaaagttcatttatttgaaaacgcagtttaaaaatgaaacgaggttaaaaatttatgtaaaaacaataataaaaattatttaattaatggaataattattttaagcactattttatttgtttaatatgtatttgtttgaaaagtcttatcaagattgtcacaaatggagtattgcacacgatgttctaaattcaaatcactttgccgctctagaggataaaaacgacttttgcgctcagatatcaaagaataaaactactctttccgagatggtggggtGAAAAAGTAGtttacctatactaatattatgaagctgaagttGGTGTCTTTGCTTGAACCCGCAAATCGCAGgattactggaccgatttggaaaattcttccaatgttagataacccatttattgaATAAGGCTTTAGGATACTTTTTATACTGCGATATGCgttgtatacaaaatatatcaaacaatgttgaaagtttattgtaacgtacagacagacatgtgttgctggggagtttgttgcgccacttcttcccagcaataacacataggaagtggtgaagggtgggcgttttgggggctgtcttttgtaaattcctgacgttcataAAGTGCTGTCttacagccaagtttgaataaatgatctaactgaaagaaaaaggacaaaaccggccaagtgcgagtcggaatcgcgctcgaagggttccgtaccagagcaaaaatgagcaaaaaatcacgtttgttgcatgggagccccccaaaacatttattttattctagttttcactatttgttgttatagcggctacagaaatacatcatctgtgaaaatttcaactctctaactatcacggttcatgagatacagcctggtgacagacgggcgggcggacggacagaggagcgaaaacaatagggtcccgttttaccctttcggTACGGAAGCCTACAAAGAAagaacactgaaagaatttttcaaatcggtcgtCGAGGAATGAAGCTTACATTATCGATTGCAGCCATTTTTTCTACCAGCGGCGACTTTTCGAAAAAACTGATTTCACTACACCGCGTCGCTCACGGACAGACAGAAAACTGAATTTGCAGCAAACATGCATTCTATATATATGCGAAATTATCAACCATCTCGGAGCAAGgatccgttcagacagaccggctcggagagcagagcaaattcttaacacgttgaaaattgagtacttagtatttgaagtaaggtttatttttgcatgcacactgcttttgtcattgagaAGCTCGacggcgctcggtgtgaaataataagaggatcgtgtattttttcttgacgttGCATGttctttaatgctcgcgcagcccatcggctccggtctgtgtgaaaagaaaaatgcgcgtcgatgctctccgagccggtctatctgaacggaccctaaggcgtcgtcctaattggcagcgatcgcacgatggcgcgatgcgttttacatctaagacgtcgtcctaattgacagcgattgtgCTATGatacgatgcgttctcgtcgttcgatgagttcaaacatacagatttcatcagagtgtcctatttgaacctcggaaccttgcaagtgagatcgtgagatgaaaaacgcatcgcgccatcgcgcgatcgctgccaattaggacgacgccttacaCCCGctttttgtcgcgctactttcttaggcgattttccgttatggcacctccgctagtcattttgttctccatcaATCAATCATACacttataaaatatacctatacctatattccAGAGATATTTACCTCGttcaaatgaaattataaagtcACGTCTGTAACTTacctaggagtattgggttgcccgagtaactgggttgaggaggtcagataggcagtcgctccttgtggcacactggtactcagctgcatccggttagactggaagccgaccccaacatagttgggaaaaggctcgggagataatgaACATATAgcattaagaaaaatattgtttattaggTTGActtgtatatttgttttaattacgttattaaggataaataatgaattttccCTTTTTATAAATGAGGAATAATTCTATAATTAAAAAGATCTGTGTAGGCATTGATTTGTCATTCTTGGTTCAAGGACCTTTgttaatactagctgttgccctcggtttcacccgtgtcccgtgggagcttctcccgagcctttttccaactatgttggggtcggcgattatatcgcgtttccaagagaattcttcaaaagtccgggatataaactatcctatgttctttctcaaggtcaactctatctctgtaccaaattttattaaaatcagttcagtggtttagacgtgaaagcgtaacagacagacatacggacagagttactttagcatttataatattcgtagGGTTTAGTAGGGATCCCCACTggggggagtcccacatacccctctcccgtcccccgacgggaagggcatgcgtaatagcattttttaaccagcgacaacaaaaaaaaaaaggatttagTAGGGATACTAGCAAACCCGGCGAACTCCATTTCGCCACCAGATGGATTCGTTTTATGTACCATattgttttgtgattaaaagataaagaatttttttgttttatatttcaaaaggcaatttttttttatttcactataaCAATTACTTACTTAGACTTTTAACTTACTTAATTAGAATTAACAATGTTATCAAAGCTATAAAATAACATGTATAGGCATATCCAGGTTATACACATGTAAAACCTATTAACGTATATAATaccttttatttacaattacatgATAATACAAATagaattttttaatgatttttcctTCTAGCTCTAAGTActcgaaattattaaaaaaaaccggcccagtgcgagtcggactcgctcaagaagggttccgtaccagagcaaaaagttgcaaaaaaaaaacatatacataaatatttattttattctagttttcagtatttgttgttatagcggcaacaaaaatacatcatctgtgaaaatttcagctctctaactatcacggttcatgaaatacagcgtggtgacagacggacggacggacggacggacagaggagcgaaaacaatagggtcccgttttaccctttgggtacggaaccctaaaaaaactagcttttgcccgccccttcgttcgcgtggaatagtgacttgcggcagatttatggtttgaccaatagatggcgctatatgtccggaataaattttatttgaaatttgtatatttctttgtaataaaaactatcctatgtcctttctcaagttccaaactatgtctgtacctttcacacaaatcggtccaatagtttaggcgtgaagaaaagatagacagacagacagacagacagagttactttcacatttataatattagttaggacgagccgttttcccgcggtttcacccgcgtcccgtgggagctactgcccgcaccgggataaaatatagcctatgttactcgcagataatatagctttctaatggtgaagtagtttttgaatttatccattacaaccaaagaaagttttcctttttataatattagttaaggATGATAGGTATTTCTGataccaataaaaatacaatcaagTGTAGATAAGAATGCTTTATTGCGGTCgctcaaacattatttttgacagTGATCGGAATAGATTCCTCAGGATCTTGGACGTGAGAAGTTTTTGACATATCAACTTCCTCCTTTTTAGGTAGAAGTTCATATGTCGTGATGTTGACATCACCGTCCACTGTGAGAGCCTTTATCCGGGTGTACGGAACGCGGTGAGCGAACTCGCAGAAGCGTTTACCTTGTACGTTCACCTGTATGGCCACAAAAGTAATATGATtatactgcctcgttggtctagtggtcgcaagcgcggctgctgtgctcgaggtctcgggttcgattcccgggtcgggccgaaatcgttttgtgggttttcttaagctttcacaaagtagcccgcagtctggaagttggtgattgattaacccgtgcatcggagagcacgtaaatgtcggtcctgcgtctgatctctttccggtcgtgtcggattgccgtcccatcgggttatgagagtcaAGGAATAAggagtgcacctgtatctgcgcaaatgctcgtgcactataatatgtcctgcgcagctggctgatctccttacatgagaacagccgccgcggCCGAAATCGgacgtggacgccattattaataTGATTAAAGAGATTGCTGTCAAAGTTCACCACACAATAATCCCCGAGCCAtctttccaaactatgttggggtcggcatccagtctaaccggatgtagctgagtaccagtgctttacaaggagcgactgacctatctgaccccctcaacccagttacccgggctacccaatacccttggttaccctgtcccttggttagactggcgtccgacttactggcttctgtctacccgtgacgactgccaaggattttcaatgacagccgggacctacagtttaacgtgccatccgaatcacagtcattggtgtcttaagatatacttagaagcATCACACAATAATATGATTAaactaatatatgtataaacaaacttttatataaaacattgttgaaaggttcttctaacctacagacataCATGGTAAGAGAGTTtcttgcgccacttcttcccagcaaaaacacataggaagtggtgaagagtaAGCGTTTTAATCCCTGACTTTTGTGACTATCTGAAGTTCAGAAGTCTTCTAtcagaagtcgtggtggcctagtggaccaacctctcaagtatgagggcgcaggttcgattccaggttaggcaagtaccaatgcaacttttctaagtttgtatgtactttctaagtatatcttggacaccaatggctgataaataGGTGAacgaaaacatcttgaggaaacctggactgtaaagtctgaaaccaccaacccgcattgagcaagcgtggtgattaatgctcaatccttctccgtgtgagaggaggccgcagcccagcagtgggacgataaaaaggctgtaacagtaacagaagttcaaaaagtgctgttttgcagcctagTTTGAATagacgatttttgattttaccTTAAAAGCCGATTCGTCACACTCGATTGCCAACTCGAAGGTACCCTTTGAAAATGGCATGCTCCAGAAATCCTTCGGGAGACCCCACTGGTTGTTTAACAAGTAATTAAGGACCACCGTATTGTTGTAGAACCTCGGGTTGAAATGGAAGGCAATGTCATCTCTATTCGTGTCGCTGATGCTGATTCCGGAACCGCATTGAAGATTTACTCCGAATCTGTAAAGAGTTTAGAAGAATCTATCTATAGTCATCATATGCCTATCTGAACAccgcctcgttggtctagctgtcgcaagtgcggctgctgagcacgaggtctcgggttcgattcccgagtcgggccgaaatcgctttgtgggttttagaagactttcacaaagcagcccgaagcctggaagttggtgattgatacacccgtgcatcggagagcacgtaaatatcggtcctgcgcctgatctctctccggtggtgtcggattgccgtcccatcgcgctatgagagtgaaggaatagtgagtgcacctgtgtccaagcaaatgtgcgtgcactataatatgtcctgcgcagctggctgatctccttacatgagaacagccgccgtagccgataatcgtcTACTAAGAGAACATTGGAACATTGAACATTGGTAGGTGACAAATGATGAAAGACCTACCTTGTAGCGTATGAAGGTATGCTgccttttataattattgtgttgCCCTTGTAAACGCCATCCGGCATTTTGAGCATGCATTTCACAgactgaaaacaaaacaattggaTCAATATATTCAGAAACAAATCTCTACAGGTGAAATACTGTGAGAAAAGTATCAGTTCGTCAGCATCtgccgagctttttcccaactatgttggggtcggcttccagtctaaccggattcagctgagtaccagtgtgccatatggagcgactgcctatctgatctcaaccctgttaccagggcaacccaatacccctagcttagactggtgtcatacttattggcttctgactacccgttacggcTGCCAAACCTACcctgatattttaaaaaaatatactgattTCACAGCACTGTGCGTCGCTCACCACAGACAAACCACTGAATTGGAAAAAACGTGTAGTTCTATATATATGCGAAATTATCTATCATATACTGATAAATGTTTGAAACATCCgaaccctagccggcatgcccctaccagtttgctccgacttccggtaccttggttcactcgtccaaagtgacggtgaggtgaacagggacgttacgcatcggatcaatactggatggatgaagtggcgacaggtaactagcgccatctgtgacccgcggatgcccctcaaactgaagggcaaaatttacaaatccgtcattagacctgtcgtcctgtatggatcggagtgttgggcattaAAAAGAGGgatgagaagagagtgcatgtaacagaaatgagaatgctgagatggatgtgcggtgttacaagaatggataaagtgaggaattattacattagaggaagtctgaaagtagcgccagttacagaaaagatgagaaatagaagattgtcgtggtatggacatgtaatgaggagagATGAtacatgcaacaaagtgtgtgctaagtatgaatgtagatggatggagaggaagaggaagacctaagaaaagattgATGGATtacctgaaagatgatatgaataggaagggagtgagtgtcagtatgacgagtgacagggaaaatggaagaaaatgacatattacgccgaccccaagtaaaatttgggaacagggcaggagaaagaagaaaactgataaatgtataaaatatggtCTCGAATGATCTATAAAATACGGTACCTTTTTTGAtggtaaattattatcaaatgactcctcccgctgtgggttagcagcgtaaGGAAGTGTCAGAATCTTACTGactgtaggccttttatgtaccagtgtAGCGCAGCCCAAAATACGGTACAtaaggtagactggcagagaacgcctaaggcgttatgACCGCCGTTGTacattgtgcaaaaagtattaaataaataaatgaataaaaatgttgaaagaCATTTTCTTCGTTCAAATGAAATAATCTAAATGTATAAATTGAAGTCgtgatggcctagtgggtaaaggaccaatcTCTCGTGTAtaagttcgattccaggtcaggcaagtaccaatgcaacttttctaagtttgtatgtactttctaagtatattttggacaccaatgactgtgttgtgtagagcacgataaactgtaggtgccggctgtcatcgaacatctttggcagtcgttacgggtagtcagacgcCAATAAGTCCTATAATCCGTCTGACCTAAGGGTGttcggttgcccgggtaactgggttgaggggttcagatagggcagtcgctccttgtaaaatactggtactcagctgcatccggttagactggacgccgtccccaacatagttgggaaaaggcttacctaatagacagacatgtgttgctggggagtttgttgcgccacttcttcttcccagcaaaaacacataggaagtggtgaagggcgggcgttttgggggctgtcttttgttttcgacgttcgaaaagtgctgatttatcagcctaaattgaataaacatttttgagtttaagtttgataccttaaataaaaataaatataactacaGGTATTTTCacctaataaaaatgttaagaaaacatttttattactgt
Encoded proteins:
- the LOC110380115 gene encoding 32 kDa beta-galactoside-binding lectin, with product MADVHPSIKCLIKMPDGVYEGNTIIIKGSIPSNAIRFSINLQCGPSISMTDREDIAFHLNPRFNNNTVALNHFVDNEWGLEESFGGMPFSEGTFELEIVCDESAFKSVKCMLKMPDGVYKGNTIIIKGSIPSYATRFGVNLQCGSGISISDTNRDDIAFHFNPRFYNNTVVLNYLLNNQWGLPKDFWSMPFSKGTFELAIECDESAFKVNVQGKRFCEFAHRVPYTRIKALTVDGDVNITTYELLPKKEEVDMSKTSHVQDPEESIPITVKNNV